The Streptomonospora litoralis genome window below encodes:
- a CDS encoding class I SAM-dependent methyltransferase codes for MGEQETQANRWAALTGGEQGARYAARFDALAESGADVHGEAHFCEELLSPGSRVLDAGCGAGRVAIRLAELGHTCVGIDADASMLTEARRRAPRMTWLQADLADIEGLGMAPDFDMAVAAGNVVPLLAPGTEPAAVAGPAALLRPGGLLVAGFGLDAAHLPLPEAPVSLADYDAWCADAGLVPVSRHATWDGDDYTGGGYAVSVHRRA; via the coding sequence GTGGGCGAGCAGGAGACGCAGGCGAACAGGTGGGCCGCCCTCACCGGCGGCGAGCAGGGGGCGCGCTACGCCGCCCGGTTCGACGCGCTGGCCGAATCCGGGGCCGACGTCCACGGTGAGGCGCACTTCTGCGAGGAGCTGCTGAGCCCCGGATCGCGGGTGCTGGACGCCGGGTGCGGTGCCGGGCGAGTCGCGATCCGGCTCGCCGAACTGGGGCACACCTGCGTCGGCATCGACGCCGACGCCTCCATGCTCACCGAGGCGCGCCGCCGCGCGCCGCGGATGACGTGGCTGCAGGCCGACCTCGCCGATATCGAAGGGCTCGGCATGGCGCCGGACTTCGACATGGCGGTAGCGGCGGGCAACGTCGTCCCGCTGCTGGCCCCGGGCACCGAGCCCGCGGCCGTCGCCGGGCCGGCCGCCCTGCTGCGGCCCGGCGGCCTGCTGGTCGCCGGCTTCGGCCTGGACGCCGCGCACCTGCCCCTTCCCGAGGCCCCGGTCTCGTTGGCCGACTACGACGCCTGGTGCGCCGACGCGGGACTCGTACCGGTGAGCCGGCACGCCACCTGGGACGGCGACGACTACACCGGCGGCGGCTACGCCGTGAGCGTGCACCGCCGCGCCTGA
- a CDS encoding type 1 glutamine amidotransferase domain-containing protein, with protein sequence MARILFVITGADHWTLSDGTKHPTGYWAEEVAAPYRVFTDAGHEVAVATPGGVQPVADGASLAPEANSGEEGAAAVRQALETIEGLRSPLRLEEVRVGDFDAVFYPGGHGPMEDLASNGDSARLLRATLESRTPLGVVCHGPAALLATAPAGSESPFAGYRLTGFTNTEETQAGLADKAPWLLQDRLEALGADFAEGAAWAPNVVVDGTLYTGQNPASSAPLANEMLTALR encoded by the coding sequence ATGGCACGCATCCTGTTCGTCATCACCGGGGCCGACCACTGGACGCTGTCCGACGGCACCAAGCACCCCACCGGCTACTGGGCCGAGGAGGTCGCCGCCCCCTACCGGGTCTTCACCGACGCCGGACACGAGGTGGCGGTGGCCACCCCGGGCGGTGTGCAGCCGGTGGCCGACGGCGCCAGCCTCGCGCCCGAGGCCAACAGCGGCGAGGAGGGCGCCGCGGCCGTGCGGCAGGCGCTGGAGACCATCGAAGGGCTGCGCAGCCCGCTGCGCCTGGAGGAGGTGCGGGTCGGCGACTTCGACGCGGTGTTCTACCCCGGCGGCCACGGCCCCATGGAGGACCTCGCGTCCAACGGCGACTCGGCCCGGCTGCTGCGCGCGACCCTGGAGTCGCGCACCCCGCTGGGCGTGGTCTGCCACGGCCCCGCGGCGCTGCTGGCCACCGCGCCTGCCGGCAGCGAGTCCCCGTTCGCCGGGTACCGGCTGACCGGCTTCACCAACACCGAGGAGACCCAGGCCGGGCTGGCCGACAAGGCGCCCTGGCTGCTGCAGGACCGCCTGGAGGCCCTGGGCGCCGACTTCGCCGAGGGGGCGGCGTGGGCGCCAAACGTCGTCGTCGACGGCACCCTCTACACCGGCCAGAACCCGGCCTCCTCGGCGCCGCTGGCCAATGAGATGCTGACGGCGCTGCGCTGA
- a CDS encoding BTAD domain-containing putative transcriptional regulator, with protein sequence MRFGVLGPLAVWDAKGALVRVSGAKVRALLADLLLHEGRPVPADRLIDDLWGEAVPGNPTAALQAKVSQLRRALEQAEAGGRARVQSGPAGYALRVDADDLDTARFAALAARARDSAEPRHRAELLAAALDLFRGGVCAEFADEEFVRTAAARWEEKRATAIEELAEVRLDLGEHRLLVAELEPLVQRYPLRERLRAVHIRALYLSGRQSEALEAYGHVRDHLSTELGLDPGPELVRLHQSILEQDPRLRAAESPAAARPRSNLPPAVLKEPFTGLIGRREAGAEVRARLDAGRLVTLAGPGGVGKTRLAVETAARAAEDFPDGVWLVELAARNPGTDGVEALADAVASTLGIREDAALGAPHGEEAHFGVVDRLTKALHGKRPLLILDNCEHLIEPIAELAGLLLGAVPEMGILATSHEPLGLAAELVYAVRPLELPSPDADAAELAGNPAVRLFTTRAGAQAPGFALDAGNASAVASICRRLDGIPLALELAATRVRTFGVHELANRIGDRFRILTTGHRNAPARHQTLRAMIDWSWELLPGPERAVLRRLAVHAEGCTLAAAEEVCAGGGIERTEVPDLLARLVDRSLVAAVEVATGGGPPTVRYRLLESVSAYCRERLEDAGESDDMRRRHAEFYTRLAESAEPHLRGWEQQEWLARLDAEAANLRAALDTAVRTSRADLALRLVDAMAWYWFLRGRHGEARRSLRAALEAGADGPVLARAAATAWASGVAFLTGQTDPAAHSEHALELYDRIDAPLRRARAQWLLAFSRSGAGDLDGSTRLVAQALTAFRGHGDRWGIAAALGTRAEHALVQGDLVAARQDSEASAALFEELGDRWGQAYAAQTRGMLAEVAGDYVFAARLHRRSLRTAEELGLWPSVSMQLAKLGRLSLLDGDIAEADEFHEKARRLAAEQGSGSGEAFALVGLALGARRRNRLDTAEEYLRRLLDWNRRIAYQPGVALALAERGFVAELRGDAETAAALHAEGLSAAEQTGDPRAVALALEGLGGAAAAAGDHRRAARFLGAAAAQRESVGAPLPAAERGDVDRATLAARTELGADAFDADFERGRDGAVCGSAPSVPG encoded by the coding sequence ATGCGATTCGGGGTGCTCGGTCCGCTGGCGGTCTGGGACGCCAAGGGGGCTTTGGTCCGGGTCTCCGGCGCGAAGGTCCGGGCCCTGCTGGCCGATCTGCTGCTGCACGAGGGGCGGCCGGTGCCGGCCGACCGGCTCATCGACGACCTGTGGGGCGAGGCGGTGCCGGGTAATCCCACCGCCGCCCTGCAGGCCAAGGTCTCCCAGCTCCGGCGGGCGCTGGAGCAAGCCGAGGCGGGCGGGCGGGCGCGCGTGCAGTCCGGGCCCGCGGGGTATGCGCTGCGCGTCGATGCCGACGACCTCGACACAGCCCGCTTCGCGGCGCTCGCCGCCCGGGCGCGAGACAGCGCCGAGCCCCGGCACCGCGCCGAACTGCTGGCCGCGGCCCTGGACCTGTTCCGCGGAGGCGTCTGCGCCGAGTTCGCCGACGAGGAGTTCGTCCGCACTGCCGCCGCCCGGTGGGAGGAGAAGCGGGCGACGGCGATCGAGGAGCTGGCGGAGGTGCGGTTGGACCTCGGCGAGCACCGGCTCCTGGTCGCAGAGCTCGAACCGCTGGTGCAGCGGTACCCGCTGCGTGAGCGGCTGCGCGCGGTCCACATCCGCGCCCTCTACCTCTCCGGACGGCAGAGCGAGGCGCTGGAGGCGTACGGCCACGTGCGTGACCACCTGAGCACCGAGTTGGGGCTGGACCCCGGCCCGGAGCTCGTCCGGCTCCATCAGTCGATCCTGGAGCAGGACCCCCGGCTGCGGGCGGCGGAGTCCCCAGCCGCAGCGCGTCCGCGCTCCAACCTCCCCCCTGCCGTTCTGAAGGAGCCGTTCACCGGCCTCATCGGACGCCGGGAGGCCGGCGCCGAGGTACGCGCCAGGCTCGACGCGGGGCGGCTGGTGACCCTGGCCGGGCCGGGCGGGGTCGGCAAGACCCGGCTGGCGGTCGAGACGGCTGCTCGGGCCGCGGAAGACTTCCCCGACGGTGTCTGGCTGGTCGAACTGGCTGCGCGCAATCCGGGGACCGACGGGGTGGAGGCGCTCGCCGACGCCGTGGCCTCGACCCTGGGAATCCGCGAGGACGCCGCGTTGGGCGCGCCGCACGGCGAAGAAGCGCACTTCGGAGTCGTCGACCGGCTCACTAAGGCGCTGCACGGCAAGCGCCCGCTGCTGATTCTGGACAACTGCGAGCACCTGATCGAGCCGATCGCCGAACTGGCGGGGCTGCTGCTGGGCGCCGTCCCGGAGATGGGCATCCTGGCCACCAGCCACGAACCCCTGGGGCTCGCCGCGGAACTCGTCTACGCGGTGCGGCCGCTGGAGCTGCCTTCCCCGGACGCCGACGCGGCCGAGCTGGCGGGCAATCCGGCCGTTCGCCTGTTCACCACGCGCGCAGGGGCCCAGGCGCCCGGATTCGCGCTCGACGCGGGCAACGCCTCCGCGGTGGCGTCCATCTGCCGACGGCTGGACGGCATTCCGCTGGCGCTGGAGCTCGCCGCCACACGCGTGCGCACCTTCGGCGTCCACGAGCTGGCCAACCGGATCGGCGACCGCTTCCGGATCCTCACTACGGGCCACCGCAACGCCCCGGCGCGCCATCAGACGCTGCGGGCCATGATCGACTGGAGCTGGGAGCTGCTTCCCGGGCCCGAACGGGCCGTACTGCGCCGATTGGCCGTCCACGCCGAGGGCTGCACGCTCGCCGCCGCCGAAGAGGTCTGCGCCGGCGGTGGCATAGAGCGGACCGAAGTGCCCGACCTGCTCGCCCGACTGGTCGACAGGTCGCTGGTCGCTGCGGTCGAGGTCGCCACGGGCGGTGGGCCGCCGACGGTGCGCTACCGCCTCCTCGAATCCGTGTCCGCCTACTGCCGCGAACGCCTGGAGGACGCCGGCGAGTCCGACGACATGCGCCGCAGACACGCGGAGTTCTACACGCGGCTGGCCGAATCGGCCGAACCGCATCTGCGCGGGTGGGAGCAGCAGGAATGGCTGGCGCGGTTGGACGCGGAGGCCGCGAACCTGCGCGCCGCGCTCGACACGGCGGTGCGGACCTCCCGCGCGGATCTGGCGCTGCGTCTGGTCGACGCGATGGCGTGGTACTGGTTCCTGCGCGGCCGGCACGGGGAGGCGCGGCGGTCCCTGCGCGCGGCGCTGGAGGCCGGCGCGGACGGCCCGGTCCTCGCACGGGCCGCCGCGACGGCGTGGGCGTCCGGTGTCGCCTTCCTGACCGGCCAGACCGATCCCGCCGCCCACAGTGAGCACGCCCTGGAACTCTACGACCGGATCGACGCGCCGCTCCGGCGGGCGCGTGCCCAGTGGCTGCTGGCGTTCAGCCGGTCGGGGGCGGGGGATCTCGACGGCAGCACGCGGCTGGTCGCGCAGGCGCTGACGGCGTTCCGCGGCCACGGCGACCGATGGGGCATCGCCGCGGCACTGGGCACCCGCGCCGAGCACGCCCTCGTCCAGGGGGATCTGGTCGCGGCGCGGCAGGACAGCGAGGCGAGCGCGGCGCTCTTCGAGGAACTCGGCGACCGCTGGGGGCAGGCCTACGCCGCGCAGACCCGGGGTATGCTCGCCGAGGTCGCCGGCGACTACGTGTTCGCGGCACGCCTGCACCGGCGCTCGCTGCGCACCGCCGAGGAACTGGGGCTGTGGCCGTCGGTGTCCATGCAGTTGGCGAAACTCGGACGCCTGTCCCTCCTCGACGGCGACATCGCCGAAGCCGACGAGTTCCACGAGAAGGCGCGGAGGCTCGCCGCGGAGCAGGGCAGCGGTTCAGGAGAGGCGTTCGCCCTTGTGGGCCTGGCCCTGGGCGCGCGGCGGCGGAACCGGCTCGACACCGCCGAGGAGTACCTGCGTCGGCTCCTCGACTGGAACCGGCGCATCGCCTACCAACCCGGAGTCGCACTGGCGCTGGCCGAACGGGGGTTCGTCGCGGAACTGCGCGGCGACGCCGAAACGGCGGCCGCGCTGCACGCCGAGGGCCTGTCCGCTGCCGAGCAGACCGGTGACCCCAGGGCGGTCGCCCTGGCCCTGGAAGGGCTGGGCGGTGCCGCCGCGGCGGCGGGCGATCATCGGCGCGCCGCCCGGTTCCTCGGTGCCGCGGCGGCCCAGCGGGAGTCGGTGGGGGCGCCGCTACCCGCGGCCGAGCGTGGCGACGTCGATCGCGCCACCCTGGCCGCCCGCACCGAGCTGGGCGCCGACGCCTTCGACGCGGACTTCGAGCGCGGCCGCGACGGTGCGGTCTGCGGATCGGCGCCGAGCGTGCCCGGCTGA
- a CDS encoding FAD-dependent oxidoreductase, producing the protein MTPTVAVIGGGYGGISVAAQLDAAADVVLVDPRDAFVHSTASLRSLADPAWIDRIFLPYDRLLRRGRVVRDRAERVDPRGAVLASGERIDADYTVLATGSGYPFPAKFAEHDSARAKARIGAAHRELAQAHSVLLLGAGAVGLELAGEIKAAWPRTAVTVVEPGHDILSGAFPDEFRKEVRRQLEALGIELLLDTALAAEPATEPAHREPFTAATRDGALLGADIWFRCYGVSVESDYLAPELAAARGARGRIAVTPELRVPGQERVFAIGDLAETASETQTAATAHAHADTTAANIRAMIAGDPPKPHPPRPAGIALPLGPDGGAAYRPDLGLLDAETTAGIKGGHMKLDTYRDLLNLS; encoded by the coding sequence ATGACCCCCACTGTGGCCGTCATCGGCGGCGGATACGGCGGCATCAGCGTCGCCGCGCAGCTCGACGCCGCCGCCGACGTGGTCCTCGTCGACCCCCGCGACGCCTTCGTGCACAGCACCGCCTCGCTGCGCAGCCTGGCCGACCCCGCGTGGATCGACCGGATTTTCCTGCCCTACGACCGGCTGCTGAGGCGCGGGCGCGTGGTGCGCGACCGCGCCGAACGCGTCGACCCCCGCGGCGCCGTCCTCGCCTCCGGAGAGCGGATCGACGCCGACTACACCGTCCTGGCGACCGGATCGGGATACCCCTTCCCCGCCAAGTTCGCCGAGCACGACAGCGCCCGCGCCAAAGCCCGCATCGGCGCCGCCCACCGCGAACTGGCGCAGGCGCACAGCGTCCTGCTGCTGGGCGCCGGCGCCGTCGGCCTCGAACTCGCCGGCGAGATCAAGGCCGCCTGGCCCCGGACCGCCGTCACCGTCGTCGAACCCGGGCACGACATCCTCTCCGGCGCCTTCCCCGACGAGTTCCGCAAGGAGGTGCGCCGCCAGCTCGAAGCGCTGGGTATCGAACTCCTCCTGGACACCGCCCTGGCCGCCGAACCCGCGACCGAGCCCGCGCACCGCGAACCCTTCACGGCCGCCACCCGCGACGGTGCCCTCCTCGGCGCCGACATCTGGTTCCGCTGCTACGGCGTCAGCGTGGAGTCGGACTACCTGGCGCCGGAGCTCGCCGCCGCCCGCGGAGCGCGCGGCCGCATCGCCGTCACACCCGAACTGCGCGTGCCGGGCCAGGAGCGGGTCTTCGCCATCGGCGACCTGGCCGAGACCGCCTCCGAGACTCAGACCGCCGCCACCGCCCACGCCCACGCCGACACCACCGCCGCCAACATCCGCGCCATGATCGCCGGCGACCCGCCGAAGCCCCACCCGCCCCGGCCCGCCGGCATCGCTTTGCCCCTGGGCCCCGACGGCGGCGCCGCCTACCGCCCCGACCTCGGCCTTCTCGACGCCGAGACCACCGCCGGTATCAAGGGAGGACACATGAAGCTCGACACCTACCGCGACCTGCTCAACCTGTCTTGA
- a CDS encoding NAD(P)/FAD-dependent oxidoreductase: MIRVEVIAVSDELGSDYDVVVVGGGAAGLNGALMLARMRRSVAVIDAGAPRNAPAEGVHGLLAREGMAPQELLELGRAEVRGYGAHVVSGEVGSAARREDGAFAVALSDGRRVRARRLLVAAGLVDELPEIPGLRERWGRDVVHCPYCHGWEVRDRAIGVVANGPMSVHQALMFRQLSANVAHFTHTTTAPSGEEAEQLAARGIRVVEGEVAALETAGDRLAGLRMADGRLVAREVLAVASRMRARAGFLAELGLHPVEHPGGMGEYIPADTAGRTDVPGVWLAGNVTDLVAQVGAAAAAGAWAGAQINGDLTAEDTRRAVEALHEPFSGASEARLSEAAVAAEHRHGL, encoded by the coding sequence ATGATCCGGGTGGAGGTGATCGCGGTGAGCGATGAACTGGGAAGCGACTACGACGTCGTGGTGGTCGGCGGCGGCGCCGCCGGGCTGAACGGTGCGCTGATGCTGGCGCGCATGCGGCGCTCGGTGGCGGTGATCGACGCGGGCGCACCCCGCAACGCCCCGGCCGAAGGCGTGCACGGACTGCTGGCGCGCGAGGGGATGGCGCCCCAGGAGCTGCTGGAACTGGGCCGGGCCGAAGTCCGCGGCTACGGCGCCCACGTGGTATCCGGCGAGGTCGGCTCCGCCGCCCGCCGGGAGGACGGCGCCTTCGCCGTGGCGCTGTCCGACGGCCGCCGGGTCCGCGCCCGGCGCCTGCTGGTGGCCGCCGGGCTGGTCGACGAACTCCCCGAGATCCCGGGGCTGCGTGAGCGGTGGGGCCGCGACGTGGTGCACTGCCCCTACTGCCACGGCTGGGAAGTCCGCGACCGGGCGATCGGCGTGGTGGCCAACGGTCCGATGTCGGTGCACCAGGCGCTGATGTTCCGCCAGCTCAGCGCCAACGTCGCCCATTTCACCCACACGACGACCGCGCCCTCAGGTGAGGAGGCCGAGCAGCTGGCCGCGCGCGGCATCCGCGTCGTCGAGGGCGAGGTCGCGGCGCTGGAGACCGCCGGGGACCGCCTGGCCGGGCTGCGGATGGCGGACGGCCGGCTGGTGGCCCGCGAGGTGCTCGCCGTGGCATCGCGGATGCGGGCCCGCGCCGGCTTCCTGGCGGAACTGGGACTGCACCCGGTGGAGCACCCCGGCGGCATGGGCGAGTACATCCCCGCCGACACCGCCGGGCGCACCGATGTCCCCGGGGTGTGGCTGGCCGGAAACGTCACCGACCTCGTCGCCCAGGTCGGCGCGGCCGCCGCAGCGGGGGCCTGGGCGGGCGCGCAGATCAACGGCGACCTGACCGCCGAGGACACCCGCCGCGCGGTCGAGGCGCTGCACGAGCCGTTCTCCGGCGCCTCCGAGGCGCGGCTGAGCGAGGCGGCGGTGGCCGCCGAGCACCGCCACGGCCTGTGA
- a CDS encoding MarR family winged helix-turn-helix transcriptional regulator produces MTEATGSAITGAEALVRLSSTVDRVFGDVSREYGLTPQQARLLCILSTGPMGMGDLGRTLNLEKSSLTGLIDRVERRGLAARERDQRDRRACRIGLTEEGKRLGWAVHHEVCGQLERMTAVLDSAQRSALEAAVHRLLAESGAATS; encoded by the coding sequence ATGACAGAGGCCACAGGGTCCGCGATCACCGGCGCCGAGGCACTGGTGCGCCTGTCCTCGACCGTCGACCGCGTGTTCGGCGACGTCTCCCGCGAGTACGGGCTCACACCCCAGCAGGCCCGGCTGCTGTGCATCCTGAGTACCGGCCCGATGGGCATGGGCGACCTCGGACGCACCCTGAACCTGGAGAAGTCCAGCCTCACCGGCCTGATCGACCGCGTGGAGCGCCGCGGCCTGGCCGCCCGCGAGCGTGACCAGCGTGACCGCCGCGCCTGCCGCATCGGATTGACCGAGGAGGGCAAGCGCCTGGGCTGGGCCGTGCATCACGAGGTGTGCGGGCAACTGGAGCGCATGACGGCGGTGCTCGACTCCGCCCAGCGGTCCGCACTGGAGGCGGCGGTGCACCGCCTGCTGGCGGAGTCCGGCGCAGCGACCTCCTGA
- a CDS encoding GNAT family N-acetyltransferase: MANHPMTVRRPERSELPAVAAAYTAANLHDPVLSWVIDDEDARRQLTGGPRQEAMAGYLAGVLDSGQLLIAEDEPGVVAGISLWERIDHSATGTPEPGEAEGARFVERFYGDYADRMKQLIELCGQRHPQSGAYWYLQNIVVDTDRRGQGVGGAMLDEHLRRVDAEGASAYLEASSPRNRRLYSRVGFADLGDPIELPGGPRLQPMWRPAAAEADRLGSAR; the protein is encoded by the coding sequence CGGAGTGAACTGCCCGCGGTGGCCGCGGCCTACACCGCGGCCAACCTGCACGACCCGGTACTGAGCTGGGTGATCGACGACGAGGACGCGCGTCGGCAGCTCACCGGCGGTCCCCGGCAAGAGGCGATGGCGGGCTACCTTGCAGGCGTCCTCGACTCCGGGCAACTGCTGATCGCCGAGGACGAGCCCGGGGTGGTGGCCGGAATCTCTCTTTGGGAACGGATCGACCACTCCGCCACCGGCACGCCGGAGCCGGGCGAGGCGGAGGGCGCCCGGTTCGTCGAGCGGTTCTACGGCGACTACGCCGACCGGATGAAGCAGCTGATCGAGCTCTGCGGTCAGCGCCACCCCCAGTCCGGCGCGTACTGGTACCTGCAGAACATCGTGGTCGACACGGACCGGCGCGGGCAGGGCGTCGGCGGCGCGATGCTGGACGAGCACCTGCGGCGCGTGGACGCAGAGGGCGCGTCGGCCTACCTGGAGGCCAGTTCGCCGCGGAACCGGAGACTGTATTCGCGCGTCGGGTTCGCCGACCTCGGCGATCCGATCGAGTTGCCCGGCGGGCCGCGGCTGCAACCGATGTGGCGTCCCGCGGCCGCCGAGGCGGATCGGCTCGGATCGGCGCGATAG
- the wrbA gene encoding NAD(P)H:quinone oxidoreductase, with protein sequence MDANGTRIAVIYYSSTGNMHRLAEAFADGAADAGAAVRLRTAPELAPESVIDANPDWRAHLDATAHIPAAAHEDLIWAEGYAFGTPTRFGNMASQLRQFLDTTSALWEAGEMVGKPATGFTGSYEHHGGQESTLLSLYHTMYHWGALVLPTGYADYEVAHAAGGNPYGVSQVESRAAEDPDYAKAVLTAARTQGARLAQSAAALSMLRA encoded by the coding sequence ATGGACGCCAACGGCACGCGGATCGCCGTCATCTACTACTCCTCCACCGGAAACATGCACCGCCTGGCCGAGGCGTTCGCCGACGGTGCCGCCGACGCGGGGGCGGCCGTGCGGCTGCGCACGGCCCCCGAGCTGGCTCCGGAGTCCGTGATCGACGCGAACCCCGACTGGCGCGCGCACCTGGACGCCACCGCGCACATTCCCGCCGCCGCACACGAGGACCTGATCTGGGCCGAGGGGTACGCGTTCGGCACGCCGACCCGGTTCGGCAACATGGCCTCCCAGCTCCGGCAGTTCCTGGACACCACGAGCGCACTCTGGGAGGCGGGCGAGATGGTCGGCAAGCCCGCCACCGGATTCACCGGAAGCTACGAGCACCACGGCGGCCAGGAGTCCACGCTGCTATCGCTGTACCACACCATGTACCACTGGGGCGCTCTCGTGCTGCCGACCGGATATGCCGACTACGAGGTCGCTCACGCCGCCGGCGGAAACCCCTACGGCGTCAGCCAGGTCGAGAGCCGGGCCGCCGAAGACCCCGACTACGCCAAGGCGGTGCTGACGGCGGCACGCACACAGGGTGCACGCCTCGCCCAAAGCGCCGCGGCCTTGAGCATGCTGCGGGCCTGA
- a CDS encoding helix-turn-helix domain-containing protein, translating to MDNELDQALDAVGPRLRALRRRRETTLTDLSAQTGVSVSTLSRLESGARRPTLELLLPLAKAYGVTLDELVDAPPTGDPRIHMRPVERAGMTMLPLTRRSGGIQAYKLILPAGADRRDPVPQTHEGYEWLYVLNGRLRVVLGEHDLVLVPGEAAEFDTRVPHWFGGADTEPVEILSLFGKQGERAHLRARPKAKQEPQDD from the coding sequence ATGGACAACGAGCTCGACCAGGCACTCGACGCCGTCGGTCCCCGGCTGCGCGCGCTGCGCCGCAGGCGGGAGACCACCCTGACCGACCTGTCGGCGCAGACCGGCGTCTCGGTCAGTACCCTGTCGCGGCTGGAGTCGGGAGCGCGCCGACCGACGCTGGAACTCCTGCTGCCCCTGGCCAAGGCCTACGGCGTCACTTTGGACGAGCTCGTCGACGCCCCGCCCACCGGCGACCCCCGCATCCACATGCGCCCGGTCGAGCGGGCGGGCATGACCATGCTGCCGCTGACGCGCCGCTCCGGCGGCATCCAGGCCTACAAGCTGATCCTGCCCGCCGGCGCCGACCGCCGCGATCCCGTTCCCCAGACCCACGAGGGCTACGAATGGCTCTACGTCCTCAACGGCCGGCTTCGCGTGGTTCTGGGCGAGCACGACCTGGTGCTGGTGCCCGGGGAGGCCGCCGAGTTCGACACCCGCGTGCCGCACTGGTTCGGCGGCGCCGACACCGAACCGGTGGAGATCCTCAGCCTGTTCGGCAAACAGGGCGAACGCGCCCATCTGCGCGCCCGGCCCAAGGCCAAGCAGGAGCCGCAGGACGACTGA
- a CDS encoding class I SAM-dependent methyltransferase, translating into MSEAFDEHYWQEHYRAHGGAGGGEAPPNPHLVAAAEQLAPGRALDAGCGHGAEAGWLAAAGWEVTAVDISAAALEEARERTRDGGAEIADRITWVRADLTEWTPAADAFDLVCTHYVHPAEGRDALFARLAAAVAPGGTLVLVGHHPGDPQHAARADAYLAPEEIAALLDADRWEILAAEARTRPVPGHRGEHGHGGMLTDAVLHARRRI; encoded by the coding sequence GTGTCCGAAGCGTTCGACGAACACTACTGGCAGGAGCACTACCGCGCTCACGGCGGCGCGGGCGGGGGCGAGGCCCCGCCCAACCCGCACCTGGTCGCCGCGGCCGAGCAACTCGCCCCCGGCCGGGCGCTCGACGCCGGCTGCGGGCACGGGGCGGAAGCCGGCTGGCTGGCCGCGGCCGGCTGGGAGGTGACGGCGGTCGACATCTCCGCCGCCGCCCTGGAGGAGGCACGCGAGCGCACCCGCGACGGCGGCGCCGAAATCGCCGACCGCATCACCTGGGTGCGGGCCGATCTGACCGAATGGACGCCCGCCGCGGACGCGTTCGACCTGGTGTGCACCCACTACGTGCACCCCGCCGAGGGGCGCGACGCGCTGTTCGCCCGGCTGGCGGCGGCGGTGGCTCCCGGCGGGACACTCGTCCTGGTCGGGCACCACCCCGGCGATCCCCAGCACGCGGCCCGGGCCGACGCCTACCTCGCACCAGAGGAGATCGCCGCACTGCTGGACGCCGACCGGTGGGAGATCCTGGCCGCCGAGGCCCGAACCCGCCCGGTGCCGGGCCATCGAGGCGAGCACGGCCACGGGGGCATGCTGACCGACGCCGTCCTGCACGCCCGCAGGCGGATTTGA
- a CDS encoding TIGR03086 family metal-binding protein, with protein MDTTHTETTDPRPRFDRALDQTDHLVAAVLPGELAAPTPCAEYDVRALCGHMVAVLDKLARLGAGRSAAEVPDVVDVADDHAGAFRRARAEVEHVWRDDAVLDRRIALPWATLPGREALTAYTHEFTVHSWDLAHATNRRTGLDEALAADALAWFARFEPSEARGEQGPFGAAVPVPDDADAYTRLAGFVGRHPS; from the coding sequence ATGGATACGACGCACACCGAAACCACCGATCCCCGCCCCCGGTTCGACCGGGCACTGGATCAGACCGATCACCTGGTCGCCGCGGTACTCCCCGGCGAACTCGCCGCACCCACCCCCTGCGCCGAGTACGACGTCCGCGCACTGTGCGGGCACATGGTCGCGGTGCTGGACAAGCTGGCACGCCTGGGCGCCGGGCGGAGCGCCGCTGAGGTGCCCGACGTGGTCGACGTCGCCGACGACCACGCCGGCGCCTTCAGGCGGGCCCGTGCCGAGGTCGAGCACGTGTGGCGCGACGACGCCGTGCTCGACCGGCGGATCGCCTTGCCGTGGGCGACGTTGCCGGGGCGGGAAGCGCTGACCGCCTACACCCACGAGTTCACGGTGCACTCCTGGGACCTCGCGCACGCCACGAATCGGCGCACCGGACTCGACGAGGCCCTTGCCGCCGACGCGTTGGCCTGGTTCGCCCGCTTCGAGCCGTCCGAGGCGCGCGGCGAGCAGGGACCGTTCGGAGCTGCGGTGCCCGTGCCCGACGACGCCGATGCTTACACGCGGCTGGCCGGCTTCGTCGGCCGCCACCCGTCGTGA